A single Streptomyces sannanensis DNA region contains:
- a CDS encoding MOSC domain-containing protein, producing the protein MSGTVTAVSSNAEYSFTKPNRDSITLLAGLGVEGDVHAGVTVKHRSRVAKDPTVPNLRQVHFIHQELFDEVREAGFEVAPGELGENITTRGLDLLGLPTGTLLRIGAEAVVELTGLRNPCLQIDNFQNGLLKQCVGRDEDGNIVRKAGVMSVVRTGGVIRPGDPIKVELPEGEHRPLQAV; encoded by the coding sequence ATGAGCGGGACGGTCACAGCGGTCAGCAGCAACGCCGAATACTCGTTCACCAAACCCAACCGCGACAGCATCACCCTGCTCGCCGGGCTCGGCGTCGAGGGGGACGTGCACGCGGGCGTGACCGTCAAGCACCGCTCCCGCGTCGCCAAGGACCCCACCGTGCCGAACCTGCGCCAGGTCCACTTCATCCACCAGGAGCTCTTCGACGAGGTGCGGGAAGCGGGCTTCGAGGTGGCGCCCGGCGAGCTCGGCGAGAACATCACCACCCGCGGCCTCGACCTGCTCGGGCTACCCACCGGAACCCTGCTCCGCATCGGCGCCGAGGCGGTCGTCGAGCTCACCGGACTGCGCAACCCCTGCCTCCAGATCGACAACTTCCAGAACGGGCTGCTCAAGCAGTGCGTGGGCCGCGACGAGGACGGCAACATCGTGCGCAAGGCCGGCGTCATGAGCGTCGTCAGGACCGGCGGAGTCATACGACCGGGCGACCCGATCAAGGTGGAACTCCCGGAGGGCGAGCACAGGCCCCTTCAGGCGGTCTGA
- a CDS encoding DEAD/DEAH box helicase, whose product MRNHIIAAHSSPTATPSEITELARCSAVFLPAIPARAGRVAFWHPDGSEPPAVLAAAVEEVTLVADDARPCDARALVLPVGDALPVLTRARTSAQATEAVAFWGAAALLALQLAARGRLLPGLTADDHDAWRAGPLAADDLERVRTLAASMPPRAHAVPLDGTEPVRLPEPERLLRTFLDAVADGLPRTPAAPLAAGGPAFAAPAPQRVPEQRAWAAEIAAGHDAGVRLSLRVELPGLAAADAEGESPVFRAVLQIHSVSDPLLVADSAEVWAGSGPAGASFGPRARMDALVALRRAARAWAPLAPLLSAAVPDAVELADEEVTELLGEAARALAATGVQVHWPREPARGLTARAVVGPQEEDSGTAAPSFLSADALLAFNWSFALGDQRLTREELDRLAEASRPVVRLRDQWVLVDPEDARRARARQDRKLTPVDALGAVLTGRAEVDGQRVDVEATGWLAGLRDLLADPEGTQTIGQPEALAARLRDYQLRGLNWLARMTSLGLGGCLADDMGLGKTITLIALHLHRQTERPTAGPTLVVCPTSLMGNWQREIGRFAPGTPVRRFHGAARSLEELADGEFVLTTYGTMRLDAGRLAGVEWGLVVADEAQHVKNPHSSTAKQLRTIGAKARVALTGTPVENNLSELWAVLDWTTPGLLGRLGTFRTRYARAVESGGDPAAAERLARLVRPFLLRRRKSDPGIAPELPSKTETDRAVPLTKEQAGLYEAVVRETLAEISGADGFARRGLVMKLLTSLKQICNHPAQYLKEDSPRVENRSGKLELLDELLDTIVAEGAGVLVFTQYAQMARLMEHHLTRRGVPVQLLHGGTPVAEREEQVRRFQNGEVPVFLLSLKAAGTGLNLTRAGHVVHYDRWWNPAVEAQATDRAYRIGQTRPVQVHRLICEGTIEDRIADMLARKRELADAVLGSGEAALTELSDAELADLVELRGGAR is encoded by the coding sequence TTGAGGAATCACATCATCGCTGCGCACAGTTCCCCCACGGCAACGCCCTCCGAGATCACCGAACTCGCCCGCTGCTCCGCGGTCTTCCTGCCCGCGATCCCGGCACGCGCAGGCCGCGTCGCCTTCTGGCACCCCGACGGCAGCGAGCCGCCCGCCGTGCTCGCGGCTGCCGTCGAGGAGGTGACGCTCGTCGCCGACGACGCGCGTCCCTGTGACGCACGGGCGCTGGTGCTGCCCGTGGGGGACGCGCTGCCGGTCCTCACCCGGGCCCGCACCTCGGCACAGGCCACCGAGGCCGTCGCGTTCTGGGGCGCCGCCGCGCTGCTCGCCCTGCAACTCGCTGCCCGCGGGCGGCTGCTGCCGGGTCTCACCGCCGACGACCACGACGCCTGGCGGGCCGGGCCACTGGCCGCCGACGACCTGGAGCGGGTACGCACCCTCGCCGCGTCGATGCCGCCGCGTGCCCACGCCGTGCCCCTCGACGGCACCGAGCCGGTGCGGCTGCCCGAACCGGAGCGGCTGCTGAGGACCTTCCTCGACGCGGTAGCGGACGGACTGCCGCGCACTCCCGCCGCACCACTCGCCGCCGGCGGCCCGGCCTTCGCGGCACCGGCGCCGCAGCGCGTTCCCGAGCAGCGGGCCTGGGCCGCCGAGATCGCCGCCGGGCACGACGCGGGCGTACGTCTCTCCCTGCGGGTCGAACTGCCCGGGCTCGCCGCGGCGGACGCCGAGGGCGAGAGCCCGGTCTTCCGTGCCGTCCTCCAGATCCACAGTGTCAGCGACCCGCTGCTGGTCGCGGACTCCGCCGAGGTGTGGGCCGGCTCCGGTCCGGCCGGCGCCTCCTTCGGGCCGCGGGCCCGGATGGACGCGCTGGTCGCGCTGCGCCGGGCCGCCCGCGCCTGGGCCCCGCTCGCGCCCCTGCTCTCGGCGGCGGTGCCGGATGCCGTCGAGCTCGCCGACGAGGAGGTGACCGAGCTGCTGGGCGAGGCGGCGCGGGCCCTCGCCGCCACCGGTGTACAGGTGCACTGGCCCAGGGAGCCGGCGCGGGGGCTGACCGCACGTGCCGTCGTCGGACCGCAGGAGGAGGACAGCGGCACCGCGGCGCCGTCCTTCCTCTCCGCGGACGCCCTGCTCGCGTTCAACTGGTCGTTCGCACTGGGCGACCAGCGGCTCACCCGCGAGGAACTGGACCGGCTCGCCGAGGCGAGCCGTCCCGTGGTGCGGCTGCGCGACCAGTGGGTGCTGGTCGACCCGGAGGACGCGCGGCGCGCCCGGGCGCGCCAGGACCGCAAGCTCACCCCGGTCGACGCGCTCGGTGCCGTACTGACCGGGCGGGCCGAGGTCGACGGGCAACGGGTGGACGTCGAGGCCACGGGCTGGCTGGCCGGGCTGCGCGACCTGCTCGCCGACCCGGAGGGTACGCAGACGATCGGGCAGCCGGAAGCGCTCGCCGCCCGGCTGCGCGACTACCAGCTGCGCGGGCTCAACTGGCTCGCCCGGATGACCTCGCTCGGCCTCGGCGGCTGCCTCGCCGACGACATGGGTCTGGGCAAGACGATCACGCTGATCGCCCTCCATCTGCACCGGCAGACGGAGCGGCCGACGGCCGGTCCCACGCTCGTGGTCTGCCCGACGTCGCTGATGGGCAACTGGCAGCGGGAGATCGGCAGGTTCGCGCCGGGCACCCCGGTGCGCCGCTTCCACGGCGCCGCGCGCAGTCTGGAGGAACTGGCGGACGGGGAGTTCGTACTCACCACGTACGGCACGATGCGGCTGGACGCCGGTCGGCTCGCCGGGGTGGAGTGGGGTCTGGTGGTCGCCGACGAGGCCCAACATGTCAAGAATCCGCACTCCTCGACCGCGAAGCAGCTGCGCACCATCGGCGCAAAGGCGCGGGTCGCGCTCACCGGCACGCCCGTGGAGAACAATCTCTCCGAGCTGTGGGCGGTCCTCGACTGGACGACGCCGGGGCTGCTGGGGCGACTCGGTACGTTCCGTACCCGCTACGCCCGGGCCGTCGAGAGCGGCGGCGACCCCGCCGCCGCCGAGCGGCTCGCCCGGCTCGTACGTCCCTTCCTGTTGCGCCGCCGCAAGTCCGACCCGGGGATCGCGCCCGAGCTGCCGTCGAAGACCGAGACCGACCGGGCCGTACCGCTCACCAAGGAGCAGGCAGGCCTGTACGAGGCGGTGGTGCGCGAGACGCTCGCGGAGATCTCCGGCGCGGACGGCTTCGCCCGCCGCGGCCTGGTGATGAAGCTGCTGACCTCGCTCAAGCAGATCTGCAACCATCCGGCGCAGTACCTCAAGGAGGACAGCCCCAGGGTCGAGAACCGCTCGGGGAAGCTGGAGCTGCTGGACGAACTGCTCGACACGATCGTCGCCGAGGGCGCGGGTGTGCTGGTCTTCACGCAGTACGCGCAAATGGCCCGGCTGATGGAGCATCACCTGACGCGCCGTGGAGTGCCTGTGCAGCTGTTGCACGGCGGGACCCCCGTGGCCGAACGGGAGGAGCAGGTGCGCCGCTTCCAGAACGGTGAAGTCCCGGTTTTCCTGCTGTCGTTGAAGGCCGCGGGCACGGGTCTGAACCTCACCCGGGCCGGTCATGTCGTGCACTACGACCGCTGGTGGAACCCGGCCGTGGAGGCGCAGGCCACCGACCGCGCGTACCGCATCGGCCAGACCCGGCCCGTGCAGGTGCACCGGCTGATCTGTGAGGGCACGATCGAGGACCGGATCGCCGACATGCTCGCGCGGAAGCGGGAGTTGGCGGACGCCGTCCTCGGCTCGGGCGAGGCCGCGCTGACCGAACTGTCCGACGCCGAGCTGGCGGACCTGGTGGAACTGCGAGGGGGCGCACGATGA
- a CDS encoding SWF or SNF family helicase encodes MTRGYEDEWTFEALPPVHGRGFAQTWWGRAWLQALEDTALDGGQLKKGRKYAREGAVGAISVRPGRITAVVHGHRADVLLRQLGDAEWDRFLDTAAGRSGHIAALLDREMSPHLVEDASATGVELLPGIGDLEPGCGCGVWDHCPHTAALSYQVARLLDRDPFVLLLLRGRSKRRLLDELQERSAVRAAAPVAPEAGAEPEGVPADEAFAARDILPPLPAPPPLPERPGRPPALDTETGPAPGVDAAALEFLAADAAVRAYRMLAEALAPGHGGRPVEGRLTAGQDAVRMAAGDPEARIAARIAEHTGRGRAELDLAVRAWQVGGAASLSVLEEDWTPGPEGLARAHAALERAWEDGERPPLRASRNRWTVLDANVQLRYGRDGRWWPYRRHRGRWIPAGPAASDPASALAGAADG; translated from the coding sequence ATGACTCGGGGGTATGAGGACGAGTGGACGTTCGAGGCGCTGCCGCCGGTCCACGGGCGCGGCTTCGCGCAGACCTGGTGGGGCCGGGCCTGGCTGCAGGCGCTGGAGGACACGGCGCTGGACGGCGGGCAGCTGAAAAAGGGACGGAAGTACGCCCGCGAGGGCGCCGTCGGCGCGATCTCCGTACGACCCGGGCGGATCACGGCGGTCGTGCACGGCCATCGCGCCGATGTGCTGCTGCGGCAGTTGGGCGACGCGGAATGGGATCGCTTTCTGGACACGGCAGCCGGCCGGTCGGGACATATCGCGGCTCTGCTGGACCGCGAGATGTCGCCCCACCTGGTGGAGGACGCATCAGCCACCGGGGTCGAACTGCTGCCGGGCATCGGCGACCTGGAACCCGGATGCGGCTGCGGCGTATGGGACCACTGCCCGCATACGGCGGCGCTGAGCTACCAGGTGGCGCGACTGCTCGACCGGGACCCGTTCGTGCTGCTGCTGCTGCGTGGGCGGAGCAAGCGCCGGCTGCTCGACGAGCTCCAGGAGCGCAGCGCCGTCCGGGCGGCGGCCCCGGTCGCTCCCGAGGCCGGGGCAGAGCCCGAGGGTGTACCGGCCGACGAGGCGTTCGCGGCGCGGGACATCCTGCCCCCGCTGCCCGCTCCCCCGCCGCTCCCGGAGCGGCCGGGCCGCCCGCCGGCCCTGGACACCGAGACCGGCCCGGCACCGGGCGTCGACGCGGCCGCGCTGGAGTTCCTGGCGGCCGACGCGGCGGTCCGGGCGTACCGCATGCTGGCGGAAGCACTGGCTCCCGGCCATGGAGGCCGACCGGTGGAGGGCCGGCTGACGGCCGGCCAGGACGCTGTCCGGATGGCCGCCGGGGACCCGGAGGCCCGGATCGCCGCCCGGATCGCGGAGCACACCGGACGCGGACGGGCGGAGCTGGACCTCGCAGTACGGGCCTGGCAGGTGGGCGGCGCCGCGTCGCTGTCCGTCCTCGAGGAGGACTGGACCCCGGGGCCGGAGGGACTGGCGCGGGCCCACGCGGCGCTCGAGCGTGCCTGGGAGGACGGCGAACGGCCGCCGCTGCGGGCGAGCCGCAACCGGTGGACGGTGCTCGATGCGAACGTCCAGCTGCGTTACGGCCGTGACGGACGCTGGTGGCCGTACCGCAGACACCGCGGCCGCTGGATCCCTGCCGGACCCGCCGCCTCGGATCCGGCGTCGGCGCTCGCCGGGGCGGCCGACGGCTGA
- a CDS encoding peptidoglycan recognition family protein, translated as MERSLPNRRWLLRGAIASASGAAGAAVPLLARRGDKPTPAPGPAPARGPARRRDPVDFPSAAWVPAAPPNYTRARRPAEYPVEYVVIHLTTDTFNIMIDTFQDPREALSAHYVMRSYDGHIVQCVREQDVAWHSGNWDFNTRSIGIEHEGWMDQPMYTDAMYEASAELTASICAKYGIPVDRKHILGHVEVPLATHEDPGPNWDWRRYMKLVRAA; from the coding sequence ATGGAACGCAGCCTGCCGAATCGCAGATGGCTATTGCGGGGCGCCATCGCCTCGGCAAGCGGGGCCGCCGGTGCGGCGGTGCCCCTGCTGGCACGGAGGGGCGACAAGCCCACGCCCGCACCCGGCCCCGCCCCCGCTCGCGGCCCGGCCCGCAGAAGGGACCCCGTCGACTTTCCGTCCGCGGCGTGGGTTCCGGCCGCACCGCCCAATTACACGCGGGCCCGTCGCCCTGCCGAATATCCCGTCGAGTACGTGGTCATCCATCTCACCACCGACACCTTCAACATCATGATCGACACCTTCCAGGACCCGCGCGAAGCGTTGTCCGCGCACTATGTGATGCGCTCCTACGACGGCCACATCGTCCAGTGCGTACGCGAGCAGGACGTCGCCTGGCATTCGGGCAACTGGGACTTCAACACCCGCAGCATCGGCATCGAGCACGAGGGCTGGATGGACCAGCCCATGTACACCGATGCGATGTACGAGGCATCGGCCGAGCTCACCGCCTCCATCTGTGCGAAATACGGGATTCCGGTGGACCGGAAGCACATTCTCGGCCACGTCGAGGTCCCCCTTGCCACGCACGAGGACCCCGGGCCCAACTGGGACTGGAGGCGATACATGAAACTCGTCAGGGCCGCCTGA
- a CDS encoding GAF domain-containing protein, producing MALEPGADPAERRGALRRAHEAFTTAGRLERPVPVRPPVADSWQRSARARVSPDGAARVELCEDELAPYREGHPLSRAMPVIRELMGAYAVDGEHLVAVCDAQGRLLWVEGHPAARRRAQDMNFVEGARWAESAVGTNAPGTALKVDRPVQVFAAEHFRRPVQQWTCAAAPVHDPATGRLLGAVDITGGDRLAHPHSLAFVQAVARAAESQLALLAPPPATDSVRLCALGRDEALLIANGRTLRLGRRHSEILVLLAHRPEGLGGDELLIELYEDESVSPVTLRAELSRLRRLLGPDLLRSRPYRLALPIDADFGAVLRRLASGGVTAAMGAYAGPLLPASQAPAVVRLRRRLEDQLRAALIDRADPGLLSDWAHSPWGEEDLPVWRALAAALPGPRRAPVLARVRALDAEQSCATGSQPPGA from the coding sequence GTGGCGCTGGAACCCGGCGCCGACCCCGCCGAGCGGCGTGGTGCACTGCGCCGCGCCCACGAGGCGTTCACCACGGCGGGTCGGCTGGAGCGGCCGGTGCCGGTACGCCCGCCGGTCGCCGACTCCTGGCAGCGTTCGGCCCGGGCTCGTGTCTCCCCGGACGGGGCGGCGCGGGTGGAGCTGTGCGAGGACGAACTGGCCCCGTACCGCGAAGGGCATCCGCTGTCCCGGGCCATGCCGGTGATCCGTGAGCTGATGGGCGCGTATGCCGTGGACGGCGAACACCTCGTCGCCGTCTGCGACGCGCAGGGGCGGCTGCTGTGGGTGGAGGGACACCCCGCCGCCCGGCGGCGGGCGCAGGACATGAACTTCGTGGAGGGCGCCCGCTGGGCGGAGTCCGCGGTGGGTACGAACGCGCCGGGCACAGCTCTTAAGGTCGACCGTCCGGTGCAGGTCTTCGCCGCCGAGCACTTCCGCCGTCCGGTCCAGCAGTGGACCTGCGCGGCCGCCCCGGTGCACGACCCGGCCACCGGGCGGCTGCTGGGCGCCGTGGACATCACGGGCGGCGACCGGCTCGCCCATCCGCACAGCCTCGCCTTCGTGCAGGCCGTGGCCCGCGCGGCGGAGTCCCAGCTGGCGCTGCTGGCGCCGCCGCCGGCCACGGACTCGGTGCGGCTGTGCGCGCTGGGGCGGGACGAGGCACTGCTGATCGCAAACGGGCGGACGCTGCGGCTGGGGCGCCGGCACAGCGAGATCCTGGTACTGCTGGCCCACCGGCCGGAGGGCCTGGGCGGGGACGAACTGCTGATCGAACTCTACGAGGACGAGTCGGTCTCCCCGGTGACCCTGCGGGCCGAACTCTCCCGGCTGCGCCGGCTGCTCGGCCCGGATCTGCTGCGTTCACGCCCGTACCGGCTGGCCCTGCCCATCGACGCGGACTTCGGCGCGGTGCTGCGGCGGCTGGCGTCGGGCGGCGTCACCGCGGCGATGGGCGCATATGCGGGACCGCTGCTACCGGCGTCGCAGGCACCCGCGGTGGTGCGGCTGCGCCGACGGCTCGAGGACCAGCTGCGTGCCGCACTCATCGACCGGGCGGACCCGGGACTGCTGTCCGACTGGGCGCACAGCCCCTGGGGCGAGGAGGACCTCCCGGTCTGGCGGGCGCTGGCCGCCGCGCTTCCGGGACCGCGAAGGGCGCCCGTGCTGGCCCGGGTCCGCGCGTTGGACGCCGAGCAGTCCTGTGCAACGGGTTCGCAACCTCCGGGTGCCTAG
- the exaC gene encoding acetaldehyde dehydrogenase ExaC: protein MTRYAAPGAEGSIMSYRYRYDHWIGGEYVPPARGQYFENPSPVNGRTFTEIARGTAEDVEKALDAAHAAAPAWGRTAANERANILLRIADRMETHLEELAVAESWENGKPVRETLAADIPLAIDHFRYFAGALRAQEGSLSELDDNTVAYHFHEPLGVVAQIIPWNFPILMAVWKLAPALAAGNAVVLKPAEQTPASIHYWMSLVADLLPPGVINIVNGFGVEAGKPLASSPRVAKIAFTGETTTGRLIMQYASENIKPVTLELGGKSPNIFFDDIWSADDELRDKALEGFTMFALNQGEVCTCPSRALIQRGHYSEFLDAAIARTEAIVPGHPLDTDTMIGAQASNDQLQKILSYLDIGQQEGAKILTGGQRIEHEGELAGGYYVQPTVFEGDNRMRIFQEEIFGPVVAVTSFTDFDDAIRTANDTLYGLGAGVWTRDMNTAYRAGRAIQAGRVWTNCYHAYPAHAAFGGYKQSGIGRETHKMMLEHYQQTKNLLVSYSPKRLGFF from the coding sequence ATGACGCGTTACGCCGCACCCGGCGCCGAAGGCTCGATCATGTCGTACCGGTACCGGTACGACCACTGGATCGGCGGCGAGTACGTCCCGCCCGCGCGCGGCCAGTACTTCGAGAACCCGAGCCCTGTCAACGGCCGTACCTTCACCGAGATCGCGCGCGGCACCGCCGAGGACGTCGAAAAGGCGCTGGACGCGGCGCACGCGGCCGCGCCCGCCTGGGGGCGTACCGCCGCGAACGAGCGCGCGAACATCCTGTTGAGGATCGCGGACCGGATGGAGACCCATCTGGAGGAGCTCGCGGTCGCCGAGAGCTGGGAGAACGGCAAGCCGGTCCGGGAGACCCTGGCCGCGGACATACCGCTCGCCATCGACCACTTCCGGTACTTCGCGGGTGCGCTGCGGGCCCAGGAAGGGTCGCTGAGCGAGCTCGACGACAACACGGTCGCATACCACTTCCACGAGCCGCTCGGTGTGGTGGCTCAGATCATTCCGTGGAACTTCCCGATCCTGATGGCGGTGTGGAAGCTGGCGCCCGCGCTCGCCGCGGGCAACGCGGTGGTACTGAAACCCGCCGAGCAGACCCCGGCCTCCATCCACTACTGGATGAGCCTGGTCGCCGATCTGCTGCCGCCGGGCGTGATCAACATCGTCAACGGCTTCGGCGTGGAGGCGGGCAAGCCGCTCGCGTCCAGCCCGCGCGTCGCGAAGATCGCCTTCACCGGTGAGACCACGACAGGCCGGCTGATCATGCAGTACGCCTCGGAGAACATCAAGCCGGTCACGCTCGAGCTGGGCGGCAAGTCGCCGAACATCTTCTTCGACGACATCTGGTCGGCGGACGACGAGTTGCGCGACAAGGCCCTCGAGGGCTTCACGATGTTCGCGCTCAACCAGGGCGAGGTCTGCACCTGTCCTTCACGGGCACTGATCCAGCGCGGCCATTACAGCGAGTTCCTTGACGCGGCGATCGCCCGCACCGAGGCGATCGTGCCCGGGCACCCGCTGGACACGGACACAATGATCGGCGCGCAGGCCTCCAACGACCAGCTCCAGAAAATCCTTTCGTACCTTGACATCGGCCAGCAGGAGGGCGCCAAGATACTGACGGGCGGTCAGCGGATCGAACACGAAGGCGAACTGGCCGGCGGCTACTACGTCCAGCCCACCGTCTTCGAGGGCGACAACCGCATGCGGATCTTCCAGGAGGAGATCTTCGGCCCGGTCGTCGCGGTGACGTCCTTCACCGACTTCGACGACGCGATCCGCACGGCGAACGACACCCTGTACGGCCTGGGGGCCGGGGTGTGGACCCGGGACATGAACACCGCGTACCGGGCGGGCCGGGCCATCCAGGCGGGCCGGGTGTGGACCAACTGCTATCACGCCTATCCGGCGCATGCCGCCTTCGGCGGCTACAAGCAGTCGGGCATCGGCCGAGAGACGCACAAGATGATGCTGGAGCACTACCAGCAGACGAAGAATCTTCTGGTGTCGTACTCGCCGAAGAGGCTGGGCTTCTTCTAG
- a CDS encoding IS701 family transposase, which produces MSRIAGRFARVEPRRRVRRLVLGLLSDLPRKNCWTIAEWAGESTPDAMQHLLSRAKWDADAVRDDVRGYVVEHLRDERAVLVVDETGDVKKGTATVGVQRQYTGTAGRIENAQVAVYLVYAGQRGHAAVDRELYVPRSWTADPDRCRAAGLGEETAFATKPELAARMVARFLDAGHRAAWVAGDEVYGGNPKLRTVLEERGTGYVLAVACSYEAATGAGKFRADTLAKKVPKRAWQKLSAGTGAKGHRFYDWAVIDLADPRPGSRQMLIRRNRSTGELAYYRCYSPAAVPLAELVRVAGSRWRVEEFFQSGKGLAALDEHQVRRYTSWSRWVTLAMLAHAFLAVVRADDHARQPAPNGLIPLTCNEIQRLFITLVVRPVHDAAHRLGWSDWRRRHQARSQASHYRRQAAQA; this is translated from the coding sequence ATGAGCCGGATCGCGGGTCGTTTCGCGCGGGTGGAGCCCCGCCGCCGAGTCCGGCGGTTGGTGCTCGGACTCCTGTCGGACCTGCCTCGCAAGAACTGCTGGACGATCGCCGAGTGGGCCGGGGAGTCCACCCCAGACGCGATGCAGCACCTGCTCAGCCGGGCCAAGTGGGACGCCGACGCGGTCCGTGATGACGTGCGGGGCTACGTGGTGGAGCACCTGCGCGACGAGCGGGCGGTGCTGGTGGTCGACGAGACCGGCGACGTGAAGAAGGGCACCGCCACGGTCGGTGTCCAGCGCCAGTACACCGGCACTGCCGGCAGAATCGAGAACGCCCAAGTTGCCGTCTACCTGGTCTACGCCGGTCAGCGCGGGCATGCCGCGGTGGACCGGGAGTTGTACGTCCCGCGCTCCTGGACCGCCGACCCCGACCGCTGCCGGGCCGCCGGGCTTGGCGAGGAGACCGCTTTCGCCACCAAGCCGGAACTGGCTGCGCGGATGGTCGCCCGGTTCCTGGACGCCGGCCACCGGGCCGCGTGGGTTGCGGGCGACGAGGTCTACGGCGGTAACCCGAAACTTCGCACGGTGCTGGAGGAACGCGGCACCGGCTACGTCCTCGCGGTGGCCTGCTCGTACGAAGCCGCAACTGGAGCCGGCAAGTTCCGTGCCGACACCCTGGCCAAGAAGGTCCCCAAGCGGGCCTGGCAGAAGCTGTCGGCGGGGACCGGTGCGAAGGGCCACCGCTTCTACGACTGGGCCGTCATCGACCTCGCCGACCCCCGACCCGGGAGCCGCCAGATGCTGATCCGCCGCAACCGCAGCACCGGCGAACTCGCCTACTACCGCTGCTACTCGCCCGCCGCAGTGCCGCTGGCCGAGTTGGTGCGAGTAGCTGGATCAAGGTGGCGGGTGGAGGAGTTCTTCCAGTCCGGCAAGGGCCTGGCCGCACTGGACGAGCACCAGGTCCGCCGCTACACGTCCTGGTCCCGTTGGGTCACCCTCGCCATGCTCGCCCACGCCTTCCTCGCCGTCGTCCGAGCCGATGACCATGCCCGCCAACCGGCACCGAACGGCCTCATACCCCTCACCTGCAACGAGATCCAGCGCCTGTTCATCACTCTCGTCGTCCGGCCCGTCCACGATGCCGCACATCGGCTCGGCTGGTCCGACTGGCGACGCCGCCACCAAGCCCGATCCCAGGCCAGCCACTACCGGCGGCAAGCCGCTCAAGCGTGA
- the cutA gene encoding divalent-cation tolerance protein CutA: protein MANEIVIAQTTSDNEDQAKALARGAVESKLAAGVHIDAPITAFYWWKGKVETAQEWRISYMTTTDRLPALEAWLHEKHPYDVPQWITLPVTGGSEAYLSWVIEETA, encoded by the coding sequence ATGGCCAACGAGATTGTGATCGCGCAGACGACCAGCGACAACGAGGATCAGGCGAAGGCGTTGGCCCGTGGCGCGGTCGAGAGCAAGCTGGCAGCGGGCGTTCACATTGATGCGCCGATCACAGCCTTCTACTGGTGGAAGGGGAAGGTCGAGACGGCGCAGGAGTGGCGGATCTCGTACATGACTACGACGGACCGTCTCCCGGCACTGGAGGCGTGGCTGCACGAGAAGCACCCCTACGACGTTCCCCAGTGGATCACGCTGCCCGTGACCGGCGGGTCGGAGGCGTACCTGTCCTGGGTTATCGAGGAGACGGCATAG
- a CDS encoding IS481 family transposase, with amino-acid sequence MPHRNAPLSETGRLRLARCVVDEGWTLRRAAERFQVSPTTAQRWAGRYLELGEAGMTDRSSRPQRSPRRTPTRTERRIIKVRVLRRWGPARIAYLLGLNPATVHRVLTRYGLARLTHLDRATGRVIRRYERERPGELVHVDIKKLGNIPDGGGHKTLGRQAGRKTRSGVGYSYLHNAVDDHSRLAYSEILGDEKKETAVGFWQRAHAFFAQAGITVERVLTDNGSCYKSHLWRNCLTEQGISHKRTRPYRPQTNGKVERFNRTLLDEWAYAQPYRSETERREAYPAWLHTYNHHRGHTALKGQPPASRVPNLTGQYT; translated from the coding sequence GTGCCCCACCGTAATGCACCCCTGAGCGAAACCGGCCGCCTGCGCCTGGCCCGCTGCGTCGTCGACGAGGGCTGGACCCTGCGCCGGGCCGCCGAACGCTTCCAGGTCTCACCCACGACAGCCCAGCGGTGGGCCGGCCGCTACCTCGAGCTGGGCGAGGCAGGCATGACCGACCGGTCCTCACGCCCGCAGCGCAGCCCGCGCCGGACCCCGACCCGCACCGAGCGGCGCATCATCAAGGTCCGCGTCCTGCGCCGGTGGGGGCCGGCCCGCATCGCCTACCTTCTCGGGCTGAACCCCGCGACCGTCCACCGGGTCCTGACCCGCTACGGCCTGGCCCGTCTGACCCACCTGGACCGTGCCACCGGCCGCGTCATACGCCGCTACGAACGTGAACGCCCCGGCGAACTGGTGCACGTGGACATCAAGAAGCTCGGCAACATCCCCGACGGCGGAGGCCACAAGACCCTCGGACGCCAGGCCGGCCGCAAGACCCGCTCCGGCGTCGGTTACAGCTACCTGCACAACGCCGTCGACGACCACTCCCGCCTCGCCTACAGCGAGATCCTCGGCGACGAGAAGAAGGAGACCGCCGTCGGATTCTGGCAGCGGGCCCACGCCTTCTTCGCCCAGGCCGGGATCACCGTCGAACGCGTCCTGACCGACAACGGCTCCTGCTATAAATCCCACCTGTGGCGCAACTGCCTCACAGAGCAAGGGATTTCACACAAGCGGACCCGCCCCTACCGGCCCCAGACCAACGGGAAAGTCGAGAGGTTCAACCGCACCCTCCTCGACGAATGGGCCTACGCACAGCCCTACCGGAGCGAGACCGAGCGACGCGAGGCATACCCCGCCTGGCTGCACACCTACAATCACCACCGCGGACACACCGCGCTCAAGGGCCAACCACCCGCCAGCCGCGTCCCTAACCTCACGGGTCAGTACACCTAG